A stretch of the Vigna radiata var. radiata cultivar VC1973A chromosome 7, Vradiata_ver6, whole genome shotgun sequence genome encodes the following:
- the LOC106765498 gene encoding cysteine-rich repeat secretory protein 12 has product MHRLLLLFIFSVLATPSSSAIDTFVFGGCSQPKYTPGSPYESTVNSLLTSLINSASFANYNNFTLAAASSDTVYGLFQCRGDLNNDQCSRCVARAVTQLGTLCFASCGGALQLEGCFVKYDNATFVGVEDKTVVTKKCGPSVGLTSDALTRRDAVLAYLQTPDGTYKTFRTSAYGDFQGVAQCTGDLSPTECQDCLSSAIQRLKTDCGPSPWAEIYLAKCYARYSQGGSHSRPNNNDDSNHNDDEIEKTLAILIGLIAGVALIIVFLSFLSKVCEKQKGGK; this is encoded by the exons ATGCATCGCCTCCttctcctcttcatcttctccgTCCTCGCAACCCCATCTTCCTCCGCCATCGACACCTTCGTCTTCGGCGGTTGCTCCCAGCCCAAGTACACGCCGGGTTCGCCCTACGAGAGCACCGTAAACTCGCTCCTCACCTCGCTCATCAACTCGGCCTCCTTCGCCAACTATAACAACTTCACCCTTGCCGCCGCCTCCTCCGACACCGTCTACGGCCTCTTCCAGTGCCGCGGCGACCTCAACAACGACCAGTGTTCGCGCTGCGTGGCGCGTGCGGTCACTCAGCTCGGCACGCTCTGCTTCGCCTCCTGCGGCGGCGCGTTGCAGCTCGAGGGCTGTTTCGTGAAGTACGACAATGCGACGTTTGTCGGAGTGGAGGACAAGACGGTGGTGACCAAGAAATGTGGGCCGTCCGTTGGGTTGACCTCGGACGCGTTGACTCGGAGGGACGCTGTGCTAGCGTATTTGCAGACGCCCGATGGGACTTACAAGACCTTCAGGACCAGCGCGTATGGGGATTTTCAGGGTGTGGCGCAGTGCACCGGTGACTTGAGTCCCACCGAGTGCCAGGATTGTCTCTCCAGTGCCATCCAACGGCTCAAAACCGACTGTGGGCCCTCCCCCTGGGCAGAGATTTACCTCGCCAAATGCTACGCGCGCTACTCCCAGGGTGGCTCTCACTCGCGCCCTAATAATAACG ATGACAGCAATCACAATGATGATGAGATCGAGAAGACACTCGCCATACTGATTGGACTCATTGCCGGTGTTGCTCTGATTATCGTTTTCCTTTCCTTCTTGTCCAAAGTGTGCGAAAAGCAGAAAG GTGgtaaataa